In the genome of Odocoileus virginianus isolate 20LAN1187 ecotype Illinois chromosome 17, Ovbor_1.2, whole genome shotgun sequence, the window GGATATTCTGTTCTAAAGTGGAAGAGCAGCCACCAGGGCAGGCAGTGAGATGTGAGGCTCACGCCACAGGAAGGGGGAGTTCTGAGTGGCGTCAGTAGTATAAGGAGCAGTGAGTCTTTAGCAGGTTCTTTTTTGCTGTTCCTTGTCTTTCTTACTAGGCTAAACGTGATGAATTAtgcaaagtagaaaataatagTATTTCTGCTAGAAGAATGagacttgggttttttttttttttttttggactgtgctgggtctttgttgctgcacgagtgctttctctagttgcagtgagtgggggctgttGTCTGGTTATGGTGTGTGGTCTTCTCAGTGtggtggcttcttctgttgcagagcatgggctctagagtgtgggattcagtagctgcagtgcgtgggctcgGTTCCCCTgctgcatgtggattcttcccaggccaggggtctaacctgggtcccctgcattggcaggtgcattattcttaacccctggaccaccagggaagtccaagaatgagAGTTTTGATCAGTCACTATCGATCGGATTCCCTGTTGGAGGCACCTTAGCATGGTGATTAGGGTTATAGGCTCTGGATCTTCATGTCTAAGATCAAATTCTGTTGTCACTTACTAGCTttggtgaccttgaacaagttactttaATCTCTAGTTTTATCATCAGTCAAGAAGggtaatagggacttccctggtggtccagtggttaagaatctgcctcccaacgcaggggacacaatttggacccctggtcagagaactgagattccacatgctgcgaggCAACTAAACCTGAGCGCCACAGCTAGAGACAATCATGTGCCATAGCGACGAGCCTGTGTgccgcagtgaagacccaactcagtcagataaattaatttaaaaaataacaaagctagaaaaaataaaaataagggtaGTAATATAACTTTCTTGATAAAATTGTTGCAAGCATTAAATGAGTTAGTGAATtaaagtactcagtaaatgtttgctgtcGTTGTCATCATCTGGATCAGCTGCTCTCCTCATTTCAGTGGTTTAATCTGGTAATTTAGGAATGTTCTTAAACCTCTGGCATTACTTTCCCTTGAATCTCTGTGTTAACTGTGACCAGACTAAAGTGAAGACATTTTTGGAGTTCAGGAAGAAGAACctcatttgctttcttcttcccTATAGGTTGTTTTTTGCATGGACCGTGCCCTAGAATATGCCCCTGCCTGCCATCGCTTCAAAATCCTCAAAGCAGAATGTTTAGCAATGCTGGGTCGTTACCCAGAAGCACAGTCTGTGGCCAGGTATGAAGTCAAGCCAGTTCTGCAGTGAAATGCCAGATAGCACTGAACAAATGCTGTCCAGCAGCTCTCTACATCAGGAGTTACATATGGTCCTATAGGTAGGGTGATCAGACCTTCCTGGGACTTAAAGCCAAAGGTTAGAACAGGTCTGAAAACCTAAGGGTTTTACAAAGTTCGATAGGTACTTGACCTGTATGTGAAAGAACAGATGTTAAGTGTTCTTTTGTTTCTACTCAAGGGGTTTGCAAACTGTAAAGGAccagttagtaaatattttaggctttgcaggctgTGAGGTCTCTGTTAAAAATTCAGCTCTGTCACTACAGTGTAAAAGCAGCTGTAGATAACAGATAAATGAATAGTATTGCTGGATTTCAAGGAAATGTTTATTTACAAAATCCAGCAGCAAGTGGGATTTTGGTCCTGTGGGCTGTATCTGCCAGCCCTGTTCTAATAAAGATTGTGAGACACAGTGTATAATGGGGGGATACAAGTAATTTGGGAGGAGTTCTTGGGAATTTACCTTTGAATACTTTCCATATTAGACACAtggtcaaggaaaaaaaaaatggccaaatgATAGAAACGGTGAGGGAAATCCAGACTATAGCTGAATGTGCCCCTTTCTGGCTGTTGCAGTGACATTTTACGAATGGATTCCACCAATGCCGATGCTCTGTATGTACGAGGTCTTTGCCTTTATTATGAAGATTGTATTGAGAAGGCGGTTCAGTTTTTTGTACAGGCTCTCAGGATGGCTCCTGACCATGAGAAGGCCTGCGTTGCTTGCAGAGTAAGTTGTAGGCACCAGATCTGGGCAGGAAAGAAAGGTTCTGTTTTGCACCTTTAAAACAGGGCGAAAGGTTTCCGCCCGTCACAGGGAGTGTGATAACACTTCTTCCCACCTTGCCAGGATGCTTGGTTCTTTCATTAGAATTTATTTCAGGACAACTTTGTATTTTCCTGAAGGTAAATACGATCATTTAGAGTCAGATCCTTTTAATAtctcagtgttttttctttttttcttcattcagtgAAGAAAAGATAGTAATGCTTATCCTGGGGACTAGAGAGAGGTAAACTGGGTAACACAGGTCTCATTGGTGTTGTTTTATAAATCTCGGTTTCTCCTGTCCACTCTGTAGCAAGTACCCATGAGCAACAAATAGCCCAGGTGGTGGGGTTGGGCAGGGTAGGGGGCCATCCTGGGatctaagaaacagaaaatagactcTGGACTCTCTTGCAGTGGTCTGAGGGTTTCTGGATGTGAACTGAAACTCCCCTTGCTTTTCTCTGTAGAATGCCAAAGCActtaaagcaaagaaagaagatgGGAATAAAGCATTTAAAGAAGGAAATTACAAGCTAGCATATGAACTGTACACAGAAGCCCTGGGGATAGACCCcaacaatataaaaacaaatgctaAACTCTACTGTAATCGGGGTACGGTTAATTCCAAGGTAAGCACTTGGTCTGCAGTTTGGGGCCTATCTTTTTAAGGGCCAACAAAAAGGTCTTGGGAACTTTGCCCAGTAAGGGTAAACCAGATGAGAAGAGAAAAGGTTAATATTCCAGCTTGTGAGGAACTTCCTTCTGAGAGgcaagcttttattttttctgtgggATTTAGGGACACTTGAGGGACAGTTTAGAAGGGTATTCCCACCTGTTCTTCAAAATTCTTCCAGTAAAAAAATggctagggaaaaaaagaatgtctgAAGGCACTGAGacaatttttaaagcaagttttGCTGCTTTTTTACCTAACCAAGTGATTCTTTTTTAGGAGGGATTCAGAGGACATGAGAATATGAGGCAGGCTTAGTTTTTTTTCTCCAGTATAACTGATGGTCACCatgctcattggaaaataccctaagTGCTGTCCCACACAACCATCAGGAAACAAGAATAGGCTCCTTACTCCTGTACAGTCctagtggtttaaaaaataacagtaattctTATTCCTCCAGTTGGCCTCTGGAAGAATAGGAGGCAAGAACCACCCTTCCTCTTGCCGTGTCTGGTTGGGCACTAACCTGGAACAGTAGATGTGGTTTATGCTTGCAGATAAGTGTGCCTGGCTTCCATCACTTAGAAACGAACCCAATTTTGAATTTTGTGTCCTTAGCCCTCTGAGGGACTTGCTTTCTAAGAATGAATGTGACAGTGGGCCAGCATGACTAATGGATCCTCTTAGAATTTTGAAGCCATGGCCACAGCTTCTGGGCCCCCTCAATCACCAAAGATGTGAAGTATGactgctctctctctcctgaaGCTTAGGAAACTAGATGATGCAATAGAAGACTGCACAAATGCAGTGAAGCTCGATGACACGTATATAAAAGCCTACTTGAGAAGAGCTCAGTGGTAAGTGCCTCtggtgggtggggggaagagggCATTGCTGCTGGCCTGCCAGGGGAATTGCATTGTAGATGATGAAGCAGACCCGGGGATGTTGTGAGGTCATTTGGTCCTTCCCCCTGCCTCTAGGTGGGATTGTTCCAGCCCTAGAGCTATCTTTATAGACCTCCAGCGGAGGAGATTGCACAAGCTCCCTCAGTCTCCCATGCCTGTGTCTTACGCCCCTCACGGTCAGTAAGTTTCCTCTGATGCCTGACCCAAATTCCTTTTGTTAAAGTTTAAAATCCATTTCCTTTggagattttattttgtgttgtaCACTTTTGCTCTAACTTGACACAGTGcttagcacacagtaggtgctcactcAATTAAtgctttgttgaatgaatgtatgGTGCTTGGAAGAGGAAGAATAAGGTGTCTCTTATGGTAGTTGAGAGTTGTGCCTATCCTGTATGTTCTGGGTTAGGGAAGACAGTGCTTCCATAGGAAGGGATTTAATCTGGCTCCGCGTCCCTGCAGTGTAGGGAAGTTCCCTTTGAAATATCCTTGTCTGACTAGGTTATTTATGAGCCAGGATGTGCCTGCCTAGATCCAGCGCTCAGATTTGCCTTCAGAGTCAGGTTGCTCTGCAGCATACTTGTTCATCTTATTTTTGAAGCCACTTGACTCTTTTCTCCAGACAGGAACACGAGCGAGGGCTCAGAGAGACTGCTCCCCCAAATCCATCTTACTTCAGATTATTTCCCAGACAGAGGAGAATGTTCTGTCTTTGAAAGTTCCTAGAGGAAGACCCATTTGTCATGTTGCAGTCCTCCCACAGCCGTCGTGTTCCCTGGGTAGTGTCCTAGCCAAAGGACGGGCTGCTCCTGCTGCCTGGTGAGCGGCTCCCCAGTCTCACCAGTGGTGGGAGCATGGGCTGCTTCCCATGTCATGTGCCCCAGATTACCCACATTTGTGAAAAATACGGAAACTGCTCTCCTGTGtagtgctttttttgtttttaagtgaatTTCTAAAGTAGATGACTAAATCTGtcaaacacacacagaattatATTACAGATTCTGTGAGACTAACCAACCATCAGTCATCTCCTCTTTTCATGCCATTTGCAGACACACATGGAAGCTTTGGAATACAGAAGTGTAGTGTACCCTTTGACCAGCTAAAGACTTACTTTAACAGATAAAAAGTGCTGTATCCATGTTTACTGCAGTGTTACTGTTAAAAAAAGCAGACTCTCACCTAGATGTCTAGTAGAAAGGGGGTGACTAGCTACATAAAACTGTGTCAACTCAGTGGAACACTGTGAAGTGTTTGAACAGGGAATGGGAAGAGAACCGAAAATTCTGGATTTGTTAGGAGGGTAATGGGGTGAAAGATTTATGTTTTTCATATGTGTGCAATAAACAAATCAGAAATCGCTTTGGTCAGATAGCTCCTTATCTTTGTGGTAGAAACAGAACTGTCCTCTGCGTAGGTCTGCTGTAAGATCCTGCCACGGAGCACAGCTTGCACTGTTGGGCACAGTTGGCTGATTGGCAGCAGTCCTGTGGAGCAGCTGGGACTGACGAGAAGTATTGGAGATTAGCTCAGGCTGAAGCCTTCCCAGAAGCCTGAGCGCTGCCGGGGTCTGCGTCAGCTCACCCCACTGGTGGGGAGAGGCCGGACCTCTGCTGCAGCTCCGGTCATGGGCTAAATGGAGCTTTCCCTTTCCCCTAaagctctgcttttctttttctttttaaaattgttttctttaatgttaGGATgtccttgaattttaaaaaaagtgtgaagtaaaactgtaatatatatgtttattttagtcCATTATGTAAGTCTGGAAAGTCCATCAGGTTAGCTTTTTTGTCACATCAGTCTTTACCCAGAGTTGTTATTAATTTTGTGTTACTTCAGTTTGTATCATTATGCTTGATCCTAAAAATGGGTTCTCTGCATTCTTAGTAGCATTTGTGCCCTGCATCTGTGGGGCATTGATTttgcaccattttttaaaagtcataaatcAAGATATGGCAGAAAATTGGAGATGCCTAAGAATCTTGGGCTTGTCTCTCGCCAGCCCCATCAGTAATGCTCCCTCTGCCCTGGCCTCTAGGCCTAGGGGTGCCATGTGATGTTGGCAAAGATGAGCTTGTGTGGCAGCGGCCTAAGAAATTGAACCTCTCTGTGCAGTGGCAAGCTGCACTGCATGGTCACTCTCCACTCCCCAGCTGAAGAGTGTTTAATCAGTAGGCCAGTCTCAGAGCGAGTgatatcatcaggaaaatgccaCTTTATTTCTGTGGAAGAGACATTTATAAGGTCTGGTGATCAGCCTGTCAAGCTAGTTTCCTCCCATCTTGGGTCAgggtccttccttcctctctgccacTGAAATAGAATCAAGCCTGTGTTCacagtctccttttctgtctcactAACCTATATCTCTCAGACTGACTAGTCTTAATGGAAGTATTTGCCAGCAGCCACCACCTTGAACTTGATCCTTCTCGTGGCTGACTAATCCACATCTCCTCTGGATTGGAGCTGGCCCCGCATGTTTATGGCACTTTCGGTTTCAAAACTCTGCCATATCCATTGATCTCACTTGATAATTTTTCTCCCTTGTTTCAGTCCCAAGTGTCAAGTAGGTACCTTCACATTGTCTCTCCTCAGGTGATCCAGATGCATCTCGGTGGCTCTGAGTGAAATCAGAAGGAACGTTCTCCCCTTGGTTGCTTTCTGCTCAGAGCAGTGCATCACTTTGCTGGTTGGGTGCAGGTGGCATGAgacctctctctttttcttgaggaATTGGTAGCGAATTTTTCTTGTGGTTAGCTTAAGAACTCCTATTTCATGAAGCATCTCAACCAAAAGTTTGTATCTCTTGAGCCATGCCTCTTTCCCTAGAGTGATACCAAAGACCATTGCTATTTATGTCGCTGTACTGCCCTGTATTTCCTTCTCAGTTACTTGGACACAGAACAGTATGAAGAAGCAGTACGGGACTATGAAAAAGTATATCAGACGGAGaaaacaaaaggtaaagaatTTTGAGCACATGTTCCTTAGGGAACTGTGTGGTCTGACTTGTAGGTCCTAAAACTGGACACGGGAATAGTTTGATTCAAGGGTGAACCTGGAGCTTACTGgaagaaatgagcagagatccCAAATGTGGGACAAGGCACCTGTTTTCTGGTCCCCAGTTCTCCCTGCCACTTTGATTTTCTGTGTGATGAGGCCGATGTGAAGAACCTAACTGTGAATAGGTTTTTTAGTTTGCATAAGAAAACATCATAAAAGCCCCTTGTATGGTCAACAGGGCTTCTGACTCCAGGGCATCGGGGCTGGGACTTGGTAAAGGAAGCCGAAAACAGATTTATCTGTTGACGCTGAATGTCTTCCTCCAGAACACAAACAGCTCCTTAAAAATGCACAGTTAGAACTGAAGAAGAGTAAGAGGAAAGATTACTACAAGATTCTTGGTGTAGACAAGAATGCCTCTGAGGACGAGATCAAGAAAGCCTACCGGAAGCGGGCCTTGATGCACCATCCAGGTAGAGCGGGTGGGGAGCGGGACTCAGTGGGAGGAGCAGGTCGGGCCGGCTGCTGCCATGGTCAGTCCAGCACCAAAGCCTCAGAGAGGCTCCTCAGCTGGAATAAGGTGGTGCTCAGTTCTATACCCTCCAAATGTGGGAAGTACTGGATTCTAAAATGAGACATAATGTAGTCTCTCCCTTGAACTCTGTTTTCTTGAGACTCTGAGTTCTTCCTGTATTCCTCCCTTTAGATCGGCACAGTGGAGCCAGTGCCGAAGttcagaaggaggaggagaaaaagttCAAGGAAGTCGGAGAAGCTTTTACCATTCTCTCTGATCCCAAGAAAAAGACTCGCTATGACAGTGGACAAGACCTTGATGAAGAGGGCATGAATATGGGTGGTAAGTTGGGAGTTGGTTGGGGTGGCCTGGGTTGAACCTTACACCTGTGAAACGTTAGCATTTTTCCTGAAGACATTCTGCGGGCGGAGGAgtagggtaggggtgggggtgtctcATGTCATCAGCCAGTGATGCCCAACAATTTGTTAAGTGCACTCTGATGACTAGCTGTAATGTGTGAGGTACTGTGACGGGTATGGAAAATAACAAAGCTGAATCAAACCCATAGTCCAGGGGTTTGCAAACCCTGGTCCACGGGCCAAGTCTGACCCCAGGTCTGATAGACATGGAGCCCAATGAGGGCAGTCAAGTGTAGCAGGTGCCAGGGATACAGAGTGAGTGCCGAGGAGGTCAGCACTAGCAAGGGAAAGCTTGGATATGCAGAAAAGCACAGCACTGTAGGGGAGTGACCAGGGCTCGGCTGGGAGGGAAGAGGGTGCTTGGGGCATAGCCACACAGTAGGTGGGGCAGACCTCAGCAGGCCTTAGAGGCTACAGGAaacatttgggtttttccttttggctggaagttttttttcctcccattgcAAAGTGTCTGATGACTGATACTTACGTGTCTGGCACATTCCCATAAGCCCTCACAGACTTCAGTTTCCCCAGAAGACTTAGAATGAAGTGAAGCGTAGCTGAGAGCATCATTGCTCGCTGTGAGCTCAGTTGGAGATAAAAGAAGCCCTGAGCTGTTGTGCACAGTTCTCAGACCACTGCCTCTAATGCCAGCCCTTTCTCTTCCACTGAGAAAATCTTTTGGAACTTAAAATAAGGTTGATGATGCTATATAGATAACCCTGACCCCACCAGTtcagggtgggtgggtgtgttttACAAACCTAAGTTTTAGAGTAATAAACATTGCTCTGCCCAGCAGTTGAGAAGTGCTGTAAGCAGTCAAAAACTGTTGAAGGGTTTAAGAAGGGGAGCCATGGACCTGATTTCGGCTCTGGAGTTTTATTTGTCATGGCAGTGAGGAGAGCTGGTTTAGAAAaagtggaggggaggagagaaaacaaGATCACTAGGAGAGGATCGAGGGCAAGGTCGGGAGATGGCATCAGCAGGAGTTGGCTGCTGAACGTGTTAGGAGAGGCAGAGGACTAAGTCGAGAGTGGCTTGGgcacagctgactcactggggcCGTTCACTGAGCTGGGGGAACCAGGAAGATGAGTAGATACACAGGCAAAGAATTCACTTTTAAATACCATGTGCCTGTGGGACTGGCCGCTGGAGATAAATCCTGTGTAGTTTAGGCAGACTGGGTACGTGAGGCCCACCGTGGCCTGATGAGAAGAGCACCGCGCTGGGCGAGGCTCGAGGCAGCAGTCTTCAGTATTGTTGCTTTCACTGACCAGGTGATTTGGGCATGTTACTTGAGCTTCCCCCTTATGTTTTGTTGAGTATAAATTAGGAATGAGCTAATGTATGCCAGTCCCAATACCATGATTGCCACCTGGTAGCTTTTTTTCTGACATATGATGTAGACAGAATATGGcatcacatgcatgcatgcattcagtcatgtctcattCTTAGATACAGCCTTGGTAGCACTTAAAGGGATAGCTTCTGGTCCTTTCAGGAGCAGCCCCAGCATTATAGGGAGACAGTGTATAGGTGCAAATGGCATTTCCCCATTGTGGAGAAGGTGCAGCAAAGTGGGTTGAGGCAAGGAAAGCTTTCCTTTGGGACACACTTGGAAGTAGAACAAAGTGGAATCAAGTAGTGGGCTTGCCTCTTGTCCATGACTTTGGGGAAAGGAGGGAAGTGATTGTTACCTGGGAAAGCTTTGGAGACCCATTCTCTGTTAAGTTCCTCTTTaaacacttctgttttttttcacttttttgtgctttctctgcttcttctttTGCTCCACAGATTTTGACGCAAACAATATCTTCAAGGCATTCTTTGGCGGTCCTGGGGGCTTCAGCTTTGAAGGTGGGTGTGCCCAAGTTCCCAGGCCACAAGCCAACACAGGGGCTCCCCTGTTGGGCAGCATTCTGAGAGTCAGAGGCTTATCAGTGGAGGTGGCAGAATTCTCTTCTAGCAGGACATCTATCCCCTTGGGCGCTGCTGAGGATGGGTGGCGGGGGGGTGGTTTCCGCGCACACCCAGCCTAGGGAGCATGAAAGCCACACCTGTTTGGGGTCAGGGAGATATCTAACCCTCACCCCGTGAGGGTGAAGGTGTTAGAACAACACACACACCACCTGCTCGTGGGCTTCCCCCTGCATCCTGGGGCCCAGCCTGTTTTGATACCCTCAGATGGCTTTGCATTTGCGGTTGAAGCAGCCCTTCATAACCAGGGCAGTGATCTTCCCTTGGAAACTCAGAGCCAGCTGACAAGCTCTTCTTTTCCCTGCAGCTTCTGGTCCAGggaatttcttttttcagtttggCTAATGAAAGGACACCACCCGGAATCCAGAAAATGCAGACTTGCTCAGTTTAACCTCGAATGTGGACACAATTCACCTCCTCCCTTCATCACGTCTCCACGTCCTTAGAGCAGTTTCGTTTTCTCAGTTGGATACCCTGTGTCTGTGTGAGTGGGGTGAAGGAAAGGGAGCCAGCGCCGAAGActgcggggaggggagggaggcggggggcgGACAGGGCAGCTtgtgaatttttgttttactgtttaactttattaaaaaagaaaaaaaaaataagagaataaaatgttTTGACCCTTTCTGGCACTTTGCTCTGGCAGCTGCTTTTTGTCACTCCAGTCAGTGGGCCAGACCTGGGCTCCCAGCACGGAGTGGATGCCCACATGGACTTCAGGCTGTCAGCCGTCCCACAAGGGGTGTGGGTGCCTGGGGGCAGATGGGGTGCTGGCTGCCCCCTCAAAAATCTGTTTAGCACATGCATGCTAAGCAGGCCCTGGGGATGCTGTGGGGCCCAGCCTGATGCCAGTCATGGGGCAGTGAGTTGAGAACACATTCTGTGGTAGGGGCCACCAGAAATCACTAGAAGCTGCATGCGTCCAAAGTGGGTGCCAGGTGCCCAGGTGGGCTAACTCAGATTTACACAGGCGTTCACAGTTCCCACTACTTGAGGAAGATGGCAACAAAGACAAAATCCTGCCTCCCTGACCCTCAGACCCTTCCCAAGTGGGACAGGCAGCTCCTGGGCCCAGTGGTATGGGTGCTGACATCATCTCCTTAGCTGGAATTCTTAGTAAACGCCCCTAGCTTTCACACGTGTCCCTTCATGGAAGGCAAGCAGGGGCAGGAAGCAGTGGCGTTTGTCATGCTGTTCAGGTCAAGCTTCGTGTTTGTGGTGAATCATCTCAGGACATCCAGGCAGACACTTGAGGCTTTGGCTGAAGCTCTGATTTTTGGTGCTCTGGTTAAGTAGAGATGGCTGGGTCAAGACCTTGGCCCAAATAGCTAactatttctcttccttctgagcCTTGGCCCCTTTCTTTTCAGTCTTGTCCCTTCAATGCCAAGACCATGGTGAAATGCTGACTGCATTAGGCCTGGGAAGTTCCCATGTAGTCAACCAGGCCTTTGTTAGCCTGGCTAAGAGATTCTTGAGGGTCAGCTCTTCCCTTGTGTTTCAAGTGGCATTGACCCTCCCTGGATAACTCCGGGTCTTGCTGAGATCCTTCCAATTGGATTGGCTGGGCACACCTGGGGGCCTGTGCCCAGtgactgggggcggggggctgctcTGTGCTACGTGTCCCTGCTGTCTGGGTGCCTCCAAGGccagcctctctccctcctgcttccTGATGAAAGCCGACACTGTTCAGCTGCCCAGCCTTGCCACAGCTGTGCCCAGCCCGCAGAGGGGAGACAGGACCGATGGCCCCAAGCTGAGGGGACAAAGGCAGTCCTAAGGCACCCTGCCCTCACCCCAGGGAAGACTGAGTGGGCCCCAGGAGAGAGATGCACGCAGCTAGGATTAACatgatttatttcattatcaGTCTTACAAGTTGCTGAGGTTGGGCAAAGCCAGGAGAGTAACTTCAGTCCAGGCACTTCTGTCGAGTGACAGCCTGATTAGCAAGGCCGTTACTGAGCTGAGGGCAGTGGAGGGCACCCCAGGAACCCCAGCTCCTAGAGCAGTTAAAACCCCTCCTTCCAGAGGCACCGGATAGGGCTTGGCCCGTGACAGCCAGGGGCCACTCCACTGGCTTTTGGTGCCCACTGACCCCTTTCAGCAGAGACACAAAGGCCTCCAGAGGCACCAAGGAGGCAGGATAGGCTGGGCAGACGGCAATACTGGTGCTTTCCCACCAAGGCTCTGTCTCTGGCCTTGATCtccccatggacacagcaggGCCACACTGCTGGAAGGACGGCAGCCCATCCCTTTCCCCAGGTGAGACCTGCAGCCAGCCTGGGGTGTGGCTGCTGCCTACTCTGTTTTCTCCCCTAGTTGTCAAACCATTACCTAGTTACAGTGTGAGGAGGGGAAGGTGAACCCTTTCTCTACCCTGGAAAATAGTACACCAATTAGGAAATGGGCTCAAAACCCAGGGATCCACCCATCTCAAATCCACTAGTTTTTTGTGGCTGGTGACCAACCACTCCATGAGTACTTGCAGTTCTGGGGTGTCCCTCCCCATTAGCCAGCCTTGTGCGGGGCAGTGGGCCTGGGGGCCCGGTAACTGGAAGCAGGGCTTGGGGTCGTGGCTCCAGTCCAGGCCAGACTTGGCCCAGCCTGTTTCAACTGTGGTCCAGGTTCCTAGGTGATGC includes:
- the DNAJC7 gene encoding dnaJ homolog subfamily C member 7 isoform X1 — encoded protein: MAAAAECDVVMAATEPELLDDEEAKREAESFKEQGNAYYAKKDYNEAYNYYTKAIDMCPKNASYYGNRAATLMMLGKFREALGDAQQSVRLDDSFVRGHLREGKCHLSLGNAMAACRSFQRALELDHKNAQAQQEFKNANAVIEYEKIAETDFEKRDFRKVVFCMDRALEYAPACHRFKILKAECLAMLGRYPEAQSVASDILRMDSTNADALYVRGLCLYYEDCIEKAVQFFVQALRMAPDHEKACVACRNAKALKAKKEDGNKAFKEGNYKLAYELYTEALGIDPNNIKTNAKLYCNRGTVNSKLRKLDDAIEDCTNAVKLDDTYIKAYLRRAQCYLDTEQYEEAVRDYEKVYQTEKTKEHKQLLKNAQLELKKSKRKDYYKILGVDKNASEDEIKKAYRKRALMHHPDRHSGASAEVQKEEEKKFKEVGEAFTILSDPKKKTRYDSGQDLDEEGMNMGDFDANNIFKAFFGGPGGFSFEASGPGNFFFQFG
- the DNAJC7 gene encoding dnaJ homolog subfamily C member 7 isoform X2, which encodes MWKLLRGRSREAESFKEQGNAYYAKKDYNEAYNYYTKAIDMCPKNASYYGNRAATLMMLGKFREALGDAQQSVRLDDSFVRGHLREGKCHLSLGNAMAACRSFQRALELDHKNAQAQQEFKNANAVIEYEKIAETDFEKRDFRKVVFCMDRALEYAPACHRFKILKAECLAMLGRYPEAQSVASDILRMDSTNADALYVRGLCLYYEDCIEKAVQFFVQALRMAPDHEKACVACRNAKALKAKKEDGNKAFKEGNYKLAYELYTEALGIDPNNIKTNAKLYCNRGTVNSKLRKLDDAIEDCTNAVKLDDTYIKAYLRRAQCYLDTEQYEEAVRDYEKVYQTEKTKEHKQLLKNAQLELKKSKRKDYYKILGVDKNASEDEIKKAYRKRALMHHPDRHSGASAEVQKEEEKKFKEVGEAFTILSDPKKKTRYDSGQDLDEEGMNMGDFDANNIFKAFFGGPGGFSFEASGPGNFFFQFG